The genomic stretch CCCTAAATCTAAATTGAGCGTGTTGTGGCGGAGCATACCAGACGGTTAGATACATAGTTCGCCCCTCTTTAGTTACGTGCACAAGCCTATATATAAGAGAGCACTATCCTCAAAATAAGTTCAGTCTGCGTCCCACGATATAATCAAATCCTACATATCCACCTATTCACTCTTCCTCCTACTCAGTTACTCCTATACCAACTTTATACCACAAGAcataggccttatttagattcaaaaagtttttgattttgatattgtaacactttcatttttatttgacaaatattgttcaatcatagtgtaactagatttaaaagattcgtctcgcgatttacagacaaactatgcaattagtttttgttttcaactatatttaatgctccatacatataccacaagatttgatatgacaaagaatcttaaaaagtttttagtttttagggtgaactaaacaagaccatagtttagatatttatataaataaaaactaatcgcaATCACATGCACAACATTATAGTTTTCTAACCGGACAAATAAAACAACAGAAAATTGtaatactaaggccttgtttagttctccatccaaaaagttttcacccatcacatcaaatgtttaggcacatgtataaagtattaaatataattaaaaaataaactaattacatattcTCTCCATACTAGAAATACATGACGTTTAGAACATaattgtgcttaccaaggagtcATTAATTAAGGGTAATCTTCCGGTTTTGCCCTTATTAAATAGAGGTGCGGGTGTATCTTAGACATAAAAGATTCTTTGGTCTATTGGTTACTAGGGCTGGTTTCAAGGCGAGGCGCCGACGGAGGCATGCGCGAGGGGCAATCGCGTCCTTAGAGATTCCTCAGCAGCTAGGACGACATCTATTGCGAAATTAGATCACTAGTCTAAAACGACATTTAATCTAGGTATGGAGGAAGTAATTTGGTTATaagtcacgagatgaatcttttaaatatagttagtctataattagccttaagtgctacagtaatctacatgtgctaatgatgaattcattagacttaataaatttgtctcgcagTTTCAAGGTAAGTTACTTCCTTCATATCTAAAAAAACCTGACGTTCTGTAGTCGAGATGGCTAGTGCATCGAGGACTGAGTCATTGGCTTTGAGGTGGTGGATTCGATTCCTGGCAGTTTTTCGCTTGGAGTGCTTCGTCCGTTCGAGTCATTAATGGCGAGACACATACCAGAAAGCGTGATTTCACATTACGAGTACAGAACGTCTAGTTTTTTTAATATGGAGTgagtatataattagttttttattagtatctaaATACTTCTTCCGACATCCAaccaaatatttgatgtgatatctaaaatttttttaccaccaactaaacaagacctaatgtGAGGAATAATCAGGCCCATAATGGACTGATttgctaggttgtcatcctttATATATAGAACTTTTagctttttattaaaaaaaatggtTCAGTCTATTTATTTGGCTGACTATTTATTGATTTATTGGACAAAATATTACTAAGTAGCTGACAAATTTAGCAAATAAGctttaagagcatctccaagagttcccTAAAAGCACTTGCCATCTTTGTTTTTTGACAAAATTAGAAAAAATCTAGATACAACAGTTTGGCATATAGGTTGGCATATTTTCCGAACTTGGCATCCACCGGTCCTTCACGCGGATATTTACGCGCGTTGGGGGACTTGCCATCGCGTTGCCATCGCCCGAAATCCCGACCCCGCCTCCTCTCCCGCGCGCAGATGGAAACTTCACCGTGCTGCAGATCTGCCACTGCCAGGCAGCAGAGAAGCGTGGGATGGGAAGAAGAGAAGAGCAGGACGCGTGTAACTTCTGAACCAGTGCTAGGCCGAGCACACACGGCATACGTGTCACGTGCGCTGGTGTGGAGCGAGCCACGAGTGGACTTGGTTCGGAGGCGGCGTGGTTAATCTAAACACAACCAGTACGGAGTACGTCGAGCATGCACGTCGCTGGCTCGACGTTGGCCGGAGATGGCCGCGCGTGCCTTGGAGATGTGTGGCGGCGTGCGGCGAAGTCGCGGCCTCGCCAGGCGAGGAGTCGCGGCGGCCAGGCGAGGAGTGATGTCGATCGGGCGCCCAGGTGAAACGTCCGACTGGAATCAGTTGACGGAGGTTGGAAATGAGCCTACTTTTTTAGTTTTGCCAAGCTCAtatgccaaaccattggagatgcCATAAATTTAGACTTGCCATATATTTTAACAACTTGCCAAATTATAAGATTTGGCAAGTAAGTTTTTTCCATAacatttggagatgctctaacaaacTTGTGTCCTGCCGAAAAACTTTGGACAGAAAGGTgacagcttttttttttttggcaaatccGTTTGGACCGATCGGGTCCAGAATTGTTTTATCGCTCGCGCGGGCAGTGTGGTGATGCGTCTCGATCCGTGCACCGCTCAAGGCTTCTCCTACGAGGCTAGGAGTACTTCTCAGCCTGTCACCGTCAGCGTATGTTTTGTTCCACCTCCtatttttggccttgtttatttagttcgtgaaagaaaaagttttgcaacactataacattttcatttatttatagtaattattgtttaattatagattaattaggctcaaaatattcgtctcatcaattctgatcaaactgtgcaattagtttttattttcatttatatttaatactccatacatgcgtttaaagatttgatgtgatgagaatcttaaaaattttgagtttttgagtgtaaggccttgtttagttccgaaaagatttcggatttcggtactgtagcactttcgtttgtttgtgacaaatattatctaaatatgaactaactaggatcaaaagattcgtctcgtgatttccagctaaactttgtaattagtttttgtttttgtctatatttaatgcttcatgcatgtgccgcaagattcgatgtgacgaggaatcttgaaaactttttgctttttggggtgaactaaacaaggcctaagtaaacaaggccttactccaAACAAGGCCACAGTTTGGGCCCAAAAAATGTTCACCCACCGTATCAAATATTTGGATGtgtacatagaatattaaatataaataaaaaataaaataattacataatttagttaaaaattataaaataatttttttttaaatctaattagttcataattaacttttaagtgctacagtaacttacATATGctaataataaattaattaggtttaaattcgtctcaactaaacaaggcaagtCCCGTGCTCCACTAGGGATCCTATCCAGATTCGTGGGGACACCCTGTTCCCGTTCCAGGCTTCCAAGTTGCAACCCTCTCGTCGGAGTCGTCTCTGTAGGCTGTAGCATTTGTCGGGTTGGATTGGGTTGTTCCGCTTGGGTAGCCGGGTGGGATCGAAATCTGTGTGGCATCCATGGCGGCGGTCGAGGGGACGACGAAGAAGAAGGTAATCATCGACACCGACCCCGGAATTGGTAGGTATCCATCCTTGGATTGCAATCCTCGTCTTGGCTGTAGATCGACAGTGCTTCTTCTTGTCCCTGTTGTTGTTGCGTTCGGATCGCAGTCCACTAACCGAACCAGTACTATTTCGACGGAGCAGACGACGCGATGGCCATCTTCGTGGCACTGCGGTCGCCGGAGCTGGAGGTGCTGGGCCTCACCACTACCTTCGGCAACGTCCACACCGCCCTCGCCACCCGGAACGCGCTCCACCTGGTACGCTGCTGCTGGTGCCGCCTGCCGCCTGCGGCCTGCCTTCCTCTCTTCCCCCACCGACACCCTGTTGGCCTGTGTTCCACGGCTCATGTTTGCATCTGATCTGCGTGATTCAGTTGGAGGCTGTTGGAAGGACAGACATCCCCGTGGCAGAGGGATCCCATGTAACAATCAAGGTAGCTGTCACCATCTCTTCGTTCCTGTTTCCACGCTGAATCGATGTTCAGTTGTCaactttgtttgtttgtttaccGTGTCATCTGAAGTACTGTTCCTTTTCCTTTCCCCCCGTGTACACTGAGCACAGAAAGCCACCAAGCTGAGGATCGCAAGCTTCGTCCACGGTTCAGACGGCCTGGGAAACCAGGACTTCCCTCCACCGGCTACCAAGCCTGTAGATCAGTCGGCTGCTGCCTTCCTGGTTGAGCAGGCAAATCTGTACCCTGGACAAGTTACCGTCGTCGCCCTCGGTCCACTTACCAACCTTGCTCTGGtctgctctcctctcatctccttCGCTTTGGTTAACCAATGCAGTACATACATCACGTCACGTGTATCTCTTGTGATCTAGCTTGTCTGCCTTCTTttagttgatttttttttttcgcaATCTCTGGTTACCCAGGCAGTCGAGCTTGACCCTTCATTCCCGAAGAAGATAGGGCAGATTATTATTCTTGGCGGTGCGTATTCAGTCAATGGAAATGTGAACCCTGCAGCTGAGGCAAACGTGAGGCTTCTCTCTTAATTTCTGTGATACATTCTGTAGTCCTTAGTTATCATGTAAAGTAGTTTCACTCGAGCTCTGCAATGAGCTAGGTACCACTATCGAGACAATGATGCAGTAGCACTTTTTTAATTGGAGTTGCACCAtcatgcccccccccccccccccctaatgAATTCAGAGAAAAATAAACTTCCCTCTACATTGGGTGATGCTTAAACAGTGTATCACTTTGCTTGAGTCGTCAATAATGGGTTCATGTTTATTCACAGATCTTTGGGGATCCCGACGCGGCAGATATTGTGTTCACCTGCGGTGCTGATATTTTGGCTGTGGGACTAAATGTAACCCATCAAGTAGTTCTAACAGGTAATTCTGCTGCTTTAGGGGTTATATTCTTTCTGCAAAGGATGTATGCTGCATCAAGAAGATCAGATTAATGAGTATCAGAGCATACAAGTACAAGCATTATGGATCTAACATGCTACGTGTACCTTCTAATTCCATCTTACTCCACTATGACCATCATGCAATCAGAGCTGAAAACAGCGACAACTTGTTGTGTTATTACATTTGTGGTTTACGATTTTGCATATACTGATATAATTTTTCTTTTATAACCTACTTCTCATTGGTCAATTGCAATGCATTCATAAAAAAAGGCCTTCGCAATATTACCATATCAAAAGACCAATTTTGCAGGCATGGTGCACTGCACATTGATCTTCGGTTCTTCTGCAGTACGATGTGACTTGTGATTGATTTGCAAATGGATtagatcaaatttatccaaataatAAGTTATCAAGATTTTGAACAATTTCTTTGTTGCTTTGACACACATCCCCTTTTATTGCAGATGCTGACCGGGAGAAGCTTGAACAGTGTGAGAGCAAATATGCCCGCTACTTATGCAAGATAATGGGCATTTATTTTGATTACCACAAGGATGCCTACTTCATAAAAGGTTTGTACACATTAGTATCATCCAAGGAAGTTAAAAATTGTCCTGTCAAAATACTTAGTGGGGACAGATCAGAAGCTGTGCAACCATGTGACTTGACTTCACATTGAACTGCTTACAGGAGTGTATCTTCATGATCCAACAACGCTTATTGCTGCTGTGAATCCATCGCTATTGACTTACACAGAAGGTGTCGTGAGGGTACAGACAGTTGGAATCACAAAGGGCCTTACTGTTTTTGATAACACCAAGAAAAGGTCAGGCCACTCTCTGTCTCAAGGACAGCCATGTTGCTGAAACAGTAGCAGTAGCCCCTCTCTATAGTTCTATAGCACCCTTGAATGTGATGCATTCTTAAGTTCTAACGCTTGTGAGTTCACTTTGGCATGGTATACGATTGGCTCTTAGTAGAATGAGGTACAGTAGAATTCAGTCATGCACTGAACATCCCGAGTGTGTTTGCAGGTACGGAGAGATCACAGCCTGGACTGGCATGCCCACCGTGAAGGTCGCTGTCACCGTCGATGCTCCTGCCGTGGTAGAGCTGATGATGCAGAGGTTGATGACCGATGACTAGGAGCAATATCAGCTGATTGGCAGCACGGGGATTAAGGCTATTTGCAGAGAAAGGTTGGAACTTGGATGTGCATACCTCACTAGAAATTTGGTCCGCATTGTCACCAAAACAAAAGGATGCATTGCACGCTAGCTATCCACTTATGTGGTTATGTGCGTGCCTTGGTGTTTATGTACAGTTTATATGCTCGATAATCGGCACATGGCCAGTTCGACAATGTCATACAGTCATACTAGTAATACGTCGCGCATGCTTCTGAGAGAACAGAGTGAAATTAACATGGTGCAACACTTCAaagaatttttcaagattctccgtcatatcagaTCTtaacttttaagcctagttagtctatgattgaacaataattgtcaaatacaaatgaaaatgctaccgtagctattttgcaaaattttctgtaactaaacagggcctaagttaTTAATTAAATTAATTTAGCCACCTGATGCCAGATATTGTTCCGTCAAGTGTTGCACGATGTTATTGTATTCTTTCCATATAGGatatagaatttagaagtcatttTAGATAAGATTTGGATCAAACattaagaatataaatcatcaataatttttaaattgttaagtttgcaaatgtgaaaattatatgaatgaatagatttgtcttgaaaaacacTTTTATAAAATATACGTATATcatttttcctaaatatttatataaaaattagagatcaaagttgtgttttggagaccATGTCACTATCTTaaacgaggccttgtttagatctaaaaaggttttggattttgacactgtagcactttcatttttatttgacaaatattgtacaatcatgaagtaactagacttaaaagattcgtctcgcgatttaaaagcaaactgtgtaattagttttcatttttatctatatttaatgctttatgcatatgcagggaattttaaaaagtttttagtttttaggatGAAACAAGGCCCAACTTATCCTATACGAAGGGAGTACGGTCAGAAAATCAATTGTCCTAGTAAATGACGTTACTTTGGATAATATATACTCTATTTGTTCCGTAGGgagtattaggccttgtttagtttgggaaaaattttggattttgctactgtagcacttttgtttgtttgtgataaatattatctaatcgtagactaactaggatcaaaagattcgtctcgcgatttacaggtaaactgcgtaattagtttttgttttcgtctatatttaatgcttcatgcatgtgccgcaagattcgatgtgacgggaaatcttgaaaaattttggaaactaaacaaggccttagtctttCTTCTGAGgggttgtttagatccaaaaactttttggattttgatactgtagcactttcgtttttatttgacaaacattgttcaatcatggagtaactaggcttaaaaaattcgtctcgccatttacagacaaactgtgtaattagtttttatttttatctatatttaatactccatgtatatgtcgcaagattcgatgtgatggagaattttgtaaaattttagatttttgggtgtatcAACAAGGCCTGAGCCCACAGCCCCACACTGAGCGAGCAGTAGCCCGGCCTGCTATCCAGTCCAGTCACAGACACATATATGCGgagcaaaaccaaaaaaaaatctttttgaCATAAAAAAAGAGTTGTCTCCttagttcaatttttttttaaaatagaaatagtactactttcgtttgtatttgacaaatattatccaatcacatactaactagacttaaaagattcgtctcgtcaattccgattaaactgtgtaattagtttttattttcgtctatatttaatatttcatgcatgcgtctaaagatttgatgtgacggagaatctgaaaaattttacaaaatttttaggaactaaacagggccaaaCGAAAGTGTagatttcttaaaaaaaaaaattaaactaaacaaggccttaaccggCGGCCGACGACCAATGCGCCGTCCGCGGCCCGTCCGCCGCCGCCATTCTGCGCCTCAGGAACCGCCTCCTCCCTCTGCTCAGCGCAGCCTCCCCGCTTCCCTCCCCCATCCACATCCACCCCCAAGCGTGCCGCCGCCTCTGCACCTCCAATTCCGCGGCCACTGCGGCGTTCTCGCTCGAGGACTACCTTGTCGCCGCCTGCGGCATCGCACCAGCCCAAGCCCGTGAGGTGTCCAAGAAGGCGTTCCACCAGTTATCCAAGATCTCACACTCCCGCTTCATCTCCGCCGCCTCCAACCCCGATGCCATCGTCGCCCTGCTCTCCGGCGCCGGTCTCTCCCGCGCCGACATCGCCGCCGTCGTCTCAGCTTACCCGCTGCTCCTCCGCGCTTCGGTGAAGAGAATCTCGCCCCGCCTTCTTGCTCTCCGAGACCGCGCCGGCCTTTCTACTCAGCAAATCGCTCGCTTCCTCCTGGTCGGCCCACATGCTATCTGCCGCAGCGACGTCGTTCCCAAGCTTCAGTTCTTCATCTCCTTCTACGGCTCGTTTGAGCAGGTCCTGGTGGTCCTAAAGAGGAACAACCGCCTCTTCAATTCGAGCCTTGAGAACTTAATCAAGCCTAACATAGCTTTGCTTCGTCAGTGGGGTGTTCCAAATATTGTTCAGTTGTGTTCAACCAGCGCGTGGGTGCTTACCTTCAACGCAGAACGCGTGAAAGAATTTTTGCTACGGGCAGAACAACTTGGGGTGTCTCCCACTTCGCGCATGTTTAGGCACGCGGTGGCTGCTAGTGCCAATAATCCCAAAGAGAAGGTTGCTGCCAAGCTTGAGTTCTTTAACAGGACTCTCGGTTGTTCTGAGTCTGAGGTTTCCACTGCAGTGTCCAAGATGCCAGCTATAATAGGATTGTCTGACGAGATTCTTCTCCgcaagattgagttcctagtcaATGAGGCTGCGATGGAGCCACAGTACATTGTTGAAAGGCCTGTCCTGTTGACACTGAGCCTGGAGAAGAGGCTAGTGCCGCGGCATTATGTCATGTGTATGCTAACATTATttcatttgtcaaataaagtagCAAAGTTTCGCATGGGCCCGCACAGATTACTATAGTAATATAATAATGATGACTGAAAGCCTGCCCTGAGAGACACAGTGGCAGATGGAAGATCTGATGCAGTTGACTATAAAAGATGAAAAAAAAAGACGGAATTATTGGATTGTTCAAATGGCGGCGAGCTGGCTGACGTTGATGGGGTAAACTTCGGCGGTGGAGTTGGAGCTGAAGGCCTTGGCGGCGTAGATCCTGTGGACCGCCTCCGTGGGGTGGAAGGCGTCCCAGAACATGTACTTGCTCCGGTCGTCGCACGGCCGCTGCAGGGGCAGGCACGTGATCTGCCCGTTGTTCCGGCCCACGCCGCAGCAGCCCCGGTCCAGCACCGTGAACCCGTGCGCGGCGGCGTTCGCCACCAGGTCCTTGCCGCTCTGCACGGCGTCGAGGAAGACGAACTTGGCCCCGCGCAGCCCCCCGCGGCTGTTGAAGCGCTTCACCATGGCCAGAAGCCCCCTGTTGTAGATGTCGATCGCGCTGTTGATCGTCTCGTTGCACCCGCCGCCGTTGTTAGGCGCTGGGTTTGTATTGCCGTTGCCGTTGCCGTTGCCGTTGCCACCGTCTCCGTCTGTGTATGGTAATGGCATCGTCGACGGTAATCTCCCGCCAACTCTACCGCCGCCGATGCCgataccgccgccgccgccaccaccgccgaTGCCAATGGATATAGCAATGTCTTGGCTAGAAACGGCGGACTGATTGCTAGGCCGAGACGACGGTCCGTGGTCGTCGTCCATCCTAGCGAGCTCGTAAGGGATGCAGCCGATCAGGCCGACGCCGGCGACGACAAACTTGCGGGCGCCGAGGCCGTAGAGCTGGGTGAGCTGGTCGGAGTAGCCCTGGAGGAGCAGCGCGGCGTAGTCGCGCGGGCTGTACCTGCGCGCGGTGTCGTAGTAGTCCGGCATGAAGTAGTTGTTGAGGTAGTCGTTGCTGCCCATGCCGACGAAGAAGATGCAGCGGCCCAGGTGCGCCGCCACCTTCGTGGCGTTGCCGCGGAACTCCGACGTGTTCCCCATGTCGCTCACCGCCGCCCGGAAGTGGTCCACCTGCTCCGACAACGGGTAGTGCCCGCCCTGCCCATTGCCACAAGCATCATCAAGCTCTTGATTGATGATCAGCTATACAGAAATGCATTGCAACAGCTCGTGTGCTTGCACACTGACCAGGTTGTTTCCTGTCTCGGGGAGGATGCCGGAGGCCCCCGACGCGAAGTTGACGCCGCGGGGGAGGTCCTCGGGCCTCGCCGTGGCGTAGGGCGGGAGGAGCGGCGGGCGGAGGCGGAGCATGTCGGAGAGGAAGTCGACCATGGTGCGGCCGTTGGTGAAGCGCCCCGGCGGGCCCTCGTGGAAGTCGATGCCGTAGGGGCGGTAGTTGGCACGGGCCAGGCTCAGGATGTCGTTGTTGTTGCCGTTGTCCACCAGCGAGTCGCCGAAGACGTACATGCACGGCGCcagcggcggctgctgctgctgccagccccacgccgccgcgccgccgctcgTGCCCGCCACAGCTGCCACCACCGCCACGGCGAGCGCCAGCCTCCCGTAGTCGTCCATCTTATCTCCTCTCCGGCGACCGGCGACCTGTGATGTGCAACCTCTGAACCTCGATCGTCGACTGCTACAcgtgcatatgcatgcatgctctcATCGCGATCGATCGGGTATTTATAGCTGGCTCGATCGCTAGAGAGTTACTGCTCCCAACAGGTAGGCGGGTGGGTTGGAAGTTGAACAGATAGCTCGTGAACCGTTGATGGATCGGATCGGATAGCTCTTTGTCACAGGGAATGGTTCAGAAAGCTGGTAGAAACAGCTGAAAAAACAGGGGATACACACAGGCGTAGCTTTGCTTGTTGGACGCGATACCGGTGGTGGTTAACGGCTCACGGATTCATGCATAGTAGCAATAAGTTAGTTGTAGTAGTAACTTGCTTGGATGGATGCATTGTGGTCAGGACTCAGGTGAACCGTGTACTGTCTACTGTGCATGGTATCGGTAATACGGTATACGTGCCTCCAATGCCGTTGCTAGCTTTGTCTCCATTACATTTGTCTGTGCCTATGTAAAGTAGAGTTGGTTGGTGTTGCAAAATGCTGATTTGAATGGGAACCGGTGATCCCGCCATTCGTAAATGATAAGCATATTTTTAACAAGACAAAAGTCATACATAGTACTCTCTCTGTACCAAATTATAAATTATCATGTTTTATTAAAGAGTCAAAATATCTTagatttaactaaatttatataataaaataataacatttatgatatcaaataaatGTAATTAGAttgttcattaattatattgttACAATATACtcgtttgatgtcataaattatTGTAGTTCTCTCAATATTATATCTTTAATAATGACATATGTATGTGAGTAATGTAGGGAACACTTTGCATTCTATTTCAAAATGACAGAGGTggtaattataaaaaaaataagacgCTATTTTAAATTACCTTTTAGAGTGACAAAGGTGGATCATTAATAATTTAgataaaataacaaagtgggcAATTATGAAAATGTAAATGTTTACTTTATGTATTCTTATAATAGCAGTTGTgggtattttttataaatcagAATAGATATAATGTTGATTATTAGTACTAATGATCAGAGTGTACCAAATTAAAGgtcaaaaaatattttattgtTGTGAAATGTGAGGATTAACATGAAGGTTCCTTTGGAGCCTTTAGTTAATAACATTATACTGAAAATTCTATGGCTTCTAGTTAGGTCAGTTTAGGGACTTGTTTATTGAATTCCAAAGTCCTTGTATTTTAGAATAGAGAGAGTACCAGGTAGTCAATTTGAATTATAGATGGAAATTGTATCATGTAATTCTCGCATCTAAAAAAACCAGCTAGGTATAGAGTATAGACTACTGCCAATAGAAGGTGTAGATATTAGGATGCCACATGTACCCGTGGATTTCGCACCCGATATGTGTGGCTACTCACATGTTTCATATTTGATAGGTGTgggtataaacatgaaaacttaACCACAACTACATGATGGTTGGGTATCCACAAAGATGCGAGTACCAAATCTTACCTACGGGTACCCGATGGGTATTTGTAATttaagaatatatatatatatatatatatatatatatgtcgacTAGCTCAATTAATATGTAATTTGTAGCAAATGCATAGCATATCGAACtctaaaaatcatattttttaATGGATGGCTGAATAAAATGATTGTGGAAGCTATTAGTTTGTTACTTTAGTTCTTATGTAAGTTGTTTTGTGTTATTTGTATGAGCATGACTGAATTATGAATTTATAGTTATGGTGGCTTGTGAGCTACTGTATATTGTCTTAGTAAACAGTATGTACGTGAAATTGACTTATTTGCATTATTTCATGTCACTGTAATTTTATTATTTGATCTGTCTTtaatataaccaaggcctactCGATACCAGCCAAGCACCCACGGGTACGCTTGTGAGTGGGTAAATGTTTTGCCGCATGTTATTCGACCATCTTGATATTGTATATGAAATTAGCTTTTACCATAAAAAGATTACAGTAAAGGTTTAGTAGGAGCAGCTCCCGTAGCTCAGTTGGTTAGAGCGTTGGTCTTATGAGCCGAAGGTCGCGGGTTCGAGCCCCGCCGggagcattttttttatttttttggcaCTTTTTTCTGTCAACTCACAAGCTTGCATTGTGCTATTTTTGTCAACTCACAATTTATTTTTTTGGCACTTTTTTCTGTCAACTCACAAGCTTGCATTGTGCTATTTTTGTCAACTCACAAGCTTGCATTGTGCTATTTTTTTTGTGCATTTTTGTCTGTCCACTAACAAGTtgcgtttttattttttttttccactTTTTTCTGTCAACTCACAAGCTTGCATTGTGCTATTAAGCTTGCATTGTGCTATTTTGCGTTGTCATCTTTTCAGTCTGCCTGCTCACAATTTTTTTTGTACTTTGGTCTGTCCCACAAGCTGCATTGTTGATCGTCTAGTCTGTCAGCTCACAAGATTTTGCTTGTTTTTTCTGCCTTTTTGTCTGCCCCACAAGCTGCGTTGTCATCCTTTTTAGCCTGCCAGCTCACAAGATCATATTTTTTGAGAATTTCTTATAAGCCATTAAAAAAGATCCTAATTGAACCACCGAAAAAGTTTGCTAGACTTTAGCGCCAc from Sorghum bicolor cultivar BTx623 chromosome 3, Sorghum_bicolor_NCBIv3, whole genome shotgun sequence encodes the following:
- the LOC8085066 gene encoding transcription termination factor MTERF2, chloroplastic, whose translation is PAADDQCAVRGPSAAAILRLRNRLLPLLSAASPLPSPIHIHPQACRRLCTSNSAATAAFSLEDYLVAACGIAPAQAREVSKKAFHQLSKISHSRFISAASNPDAIVALLSGAGLSRADIAAVVSAYPLLLRASVKRISPRLLALRDRAGLSTQQIARFLLVGPHAICRSDVVPKLQFFISFYGSFEQVLVVLKRNNRLFNSSLENLIKPNIALLRQWGVPNIVQLCSTSAWVLTFNAERVKEFLLRAEQLGVSPTSRMFRHAVAASANNPKEKVAAKLEFFNRTLGCSESEVSTAVSKMPAIIGLSDEILLRKIEFLVNEAAMEPQYIVERPVLLTLSLEKRLVPRHYVMCMLTLFHLSNKVAKFRMGPHRLL
- the LOC8072390 gene encoding probable uridine nucleosidase 2 — protein: MAAVEGTTKKKVIIDTDPGIDDAMAIFVALRSPELEVLGLTTTFGNVHTALATRNALHLLEAVGRTDIPVAEGSHVTIKKATKLRIASFVHGSDGLGNQDFPPPATKPVDQSAAAFLVEQANLYPGQVTVVALGPLTNLALAVELDPSFPKKIGQIIILGGAYSVNGNVNPAAEANIFGDPDAADIVFTCGADILAVGLNVTHQVVLTDADREKLEQCESKYARYLCKIMGIYFDYHKDAYFIKGVYLHDPTTLIAAVNPSLLTYTEGVVRVQTVGITKGLTVFDNTKKRYGEITAWTGMPTVKVAVTVDAPAVVELMMQRLMTDD
- the LOC8085067 gene encoding GDSL esterase/lipase At1g33811; its protein translation is MDDYGRLALAVAVVAAVAGTSGGAAAWGWQQQQPPLAPCMYVFGDSLVDNGNNNDILSLARANYRPYGIDFHEGPPGRFTNGRTMVDFLSDMLRLRPPLLPPYATARPEDLPRGVNFASGASGILPETGNNLGGHYPLSEQVDHFRAAVSDMGNTSEFRGNATKVAAHLGRCIFFVGMGSNDYLNNYFMPDYYDTARRYSPRDYAALLLQGYSDQLTQLYGLGARKFVVAGVGLIGCIPYELARMDDDHGPSSRPSNQSAVSSQDIAISIGIGGGGGGGGIGIGGGRVGGRLPSTMPLPYTDGDGGNGNGNGNGNTNPAPNNGGGCNETINSAIDIYNRGLLAMVKRFNSRGGLRGAKFVFLDAVQSGKDLVANAAAHGFTVLDRGCCGVGRNNGQITCLPLQRPCDDRSKYMFWDAFHPTEAVHRIYAAKAFSSNSTAEVYPINVSQLAAI